The Ardenticatenales bacterium sequence GGCGTGAATGGTGGCGCTGACGGGCGTGGGACCTTCCATGGCGTTGGGCAGCCAGACGTGGAGGGGCCATTGCGCGGATTTGCCGATTGTGCCGGCAAAAAGCAGCAGCGCCACCAATCCCAACCAGGGACCACCGCCTCGTTCCAGCACCACCATGCGCAGCGACTCCGCGGACAGCGCCTCGCTAAAACTAAGCGTGTGGAAGACGCGATAAAAAGCCACAATACCCAACAGCATAATCACATCGCCCACGCGCGTGGTCATGAACGCCTTGATCGCCGCCAGACGCGGGGGTAATTTCTGCGGATTCTTGGGATCGGGATCGTAGGTACGGGCGTGCCAGAAACCAATCAACAGATAAGAGCACAACCCCATGATTTCCCAGGCCATGAACAGCAGCAGCAAATTATCCGCCACCACCAACAGGAGCATCGCACCCGCGAACAGGGACATGAAAGCAAAAAAGCGGGAGAAGAGCGGCTCTTCCTTGCCGTGGTTGGGGACGCCCAGAATGGTTCCGCGAGGCTTGCCATAATTATGGTAGCCAACGCTGTAGACGAAGATGGCCGCGCAGGCAAAAGGAACCATGAACAGCATCACGGCGGTGAGCGGGTCCACGGCAACGCCCATTTGCAGCCAGTTAGCCGCTTTGCCAAATGGCAGCCAGGCAATGGTGCTATGGATGACGGTGGGATGCGCCGCCAGGTGATGAGCGTCCAGGGCGAACATGCGAAAGGCGATGGTCCAACCCAGCACCAGGGAAAAGCCAACGCCGGCCCAAGCCAATAGCCAGCTCAAAGTCCGATTGCGGTTGGTGAACAACACAATCAGGAAAAAGACGAGCAGGGGGCCTACAGGGACCAGCCAGGTCAGTGTGGCGAGTGTAGCTTCACTCATAGAGGAACCTCTTCAATGTTGCCAAGATACATGTACCAACAAACCTTCCCGGAAGCTCAATGTCAGGCTAAAAGTGTCTCAAAATGCAACGCATTTCGCATTAAAACAGCTTCCGGGAAGATGAGGGTGCGAAGTTACAAAAGCGGTATCAATTCTTCAACAGATCCAGTTCTTCCGCCACAACCGAATCGCGGTTGCGATAGACGGAGATGATCAGAGCCAGGCCGACGGCGGCTTCCGCGGCGGCCACGGTAAGGACGAACACGGACCAGACGGGGCCAATGGGTGATTCGGGGTAACGATAACGCCAGAAAGCCAGCAGGTTGATGTTCACGGCGTTGAGCATCAGTTCCACGCCCATCAAAATGGCAACCGCGTTGCGGCGCGCCAGTACGCCGTACAGCCCCAGGCAAAAGAGGGCGGCGGCAACCAGCAAGTACCAGGAAAGGGGAATAGCCGTCATGATTTCTTCTCCGGTATGGCGATCACGATTGCGCCAATGAGGGCCGCCAGCAGCAGGACGGACGCCAGTTCGAAGGGAAGCACATAGAGGTCGCGGGAGACGAATGCTTTGCCCATTTCGATGACGGTGTTGTCCAGGGCGGCGTCGGAAATCTGCGCGATGGTCTGGTCCGTGAGGGGCCATATTTGCAGGATGACGTAGCTGAACAGAGCGAAGATGAAGACGGCTGTGGCCGCGCCCCACTGCCACTGGGCGTTGTAGGGGGTTTCGCGTGTCTGCATCATGCGGCGGGTCATCATGATGGCGAACAAGACAAGGATGGAGATGGCGCCGATGTAGACGAGGAGCTGCGCGGCGGCCATGAAACCGATGGCCAGGATGACGTAAATGCCGGCAACACCCAAAAACGAAGCCATCATCGCCAACGCGGCGTGAAAAAGGTTGCGGTTTGTGACCACGATGAAGCCGGAAACGAGGGTCACAATACTTATGAGGACGAAAATGACAGCCATGTGATTTTGTCTCTCTCCATAAAAAATTAAGACGTGTCTGGAGGCCAGGGAGCGAAATACTCCCTTCAAGTTGACGACGCTACGCCTCGTCAACCCTAGTGAGCGGGAACGGCGTGCGGATCGGCGTGCGGTTCCACCTCGGGTTCGGCGGGCGCGCCCATGCGCCCGGCTTCCTGCGCCGCGCGCTGTCGCCGCGCATTGCTGCTCAAGATTTGCAGCGTGCCCGCGACCAGCACCAGGTTCATCAGCAGGTGAATGCCGGCACGTCCCCAGTCGCCCATCGTTTCCGGGATGAATTTATCCAGCAAGGCCGTCGCCAGCAGCAGGATCAGCACGAAGGGAACCAGGAATTTCCAATTAAACTTCAACAGTTGGTCAATACGCACGCGCGGCAGCGTGCCCCGAATCCAGATGTAGACGAAGTACACCAGGAACGTTTTGGCGAAGAAAACCACCAGACCGATGAGCCGCCCCCAATCCGCCTGCCGTTCCAATCCGAACAGCCGCCAGCCGCCGAGATAGATGGTGGCAAACAGCGCGGACATGAAAAGCGTACTCACGAATTCCGCCAGGAAGAACATACCAAACTTCATGCCGCCATATTCCACGTGGAAACCGGCCACAATCTCCGACTCTGCTTCCAACAAGTCGAACGGCGTGCGCCCTGTCTCCGCCAAAGAGGAGATGAAGAAGATGATAGCGGAGAGCGGCGCGACGATGAGGAAAGGCACGGTCTGGGAAGCAATGATGTCCTGGGTGGACATAGAACGCGCCAGCAAAATGGGCACGATCAGGGAAAGCACCATGGGCACTTCATAGCTAACCAACTGCGCGACGGAGCGGAAAGCGCCCAAAAGCGCATACTTATTGTTGGATCCCCATCCCGCCAGCAGCAGGGAGACGACGGAGGCGGAACTAATCGCCAGGACATAAAAAATCCCGATGTTCAGGTCTACGCCTATCACACCGGGAGCGAAGGGGACCACCGCCCACAAGAGGAGTGCCGTGATCACGACAAGGAGCGGAGCCAGGTTGTAGGCAACCGCGTCCGCGCCGGAAGGTCTGACATCTTCCTTTGTCAGCAGTTTCATCACGTCGGCAACGGTTTGCAGCAAACCAAACTTCCCGCCGACGCGGTTGGGGCCGATGCGGTCCTGCATACGGGCGATAATCTTACGTTCCAACCAGATGAGGAAGATGACAATGAGGAGGCAGAAGGTGGAAACGATCAGCACGCCGATCAGGTCCAGAACGGGTTCAACCCACGGTTTATCGCCCCACACGGCGCGCAGGTAGTCAAAGGTTTTTAGTTGTAGCAAGCTGACAAGAAAGTCAAGGATGTTAAAAGGCATGCCGGCATTCTCCGTTGTCGTTTTGCCAGATTATTGGGCATGTAGCAGGAAAAGAACAGGTAGAGACGAATTACAGCACGAGAAACGCGAGACCATCAGCGCAGGCGCGACACCTGCCCTAAAACCACTCCAACGCCCCTTTCGCCCAAGCATACGCCAGACCGTCGCCGAGCAAGAAGATGAAGAGCGCGGCAGACAAGACCGCAAACAGCCCCAACTGCCCATAGGCCGCCGCAACCGGGAACAAAAACACTGCCTCGACATCAAAAACCACGAAGATCAGGGCAAACAGATAGTACTGAACCTTGAACTGTACCCAGGTATCCCCTACGGTTTCGATCCCACATTCATACGTCTGCTGTTTGATGGGATTGGGTTTTTTCGGTCCGAGAAGATGTTGCAGCACAACTGGTAGTGCCGGGAAAATGGGTGACAGGGCGACGAAAATACCGATGAATTGCCAATCACTTAGCACGCTAAAAACCCTCCATTGGGGGATTGTGAAATTGTTCTCAGATGGTCGCGGGTAGTTATAACACACGACCAGACCTACGGCAACGAGCGAGGGACATTTTAACAGAATCAGAGAACCTGACAACCAAAAAAAACAGCCCGGCGCGGGGTGGCGGAAGCCGCCGGGCAGGGATGCCGAACGGAAGAGGCTGGCGTGCCGTCATGCCTCCGGCGCTCATGACCAGGTTCACGAATCTCACCCATTAACGCGGGCTACCGATCCTGCTATAATGGGGATTGCCCATTACCTGGATCGTAGATTGACCGGGATAATGCCGGCATTTCACCATAACACAAGCGTGGAATGGACCACAAACGTGGCGTCCTCTTTCATCCGCGCCCCGTTTTCCTGGCCCCTACCCCAAAGGAGGGTACCATGTCCACAACCTCCGTCGCCGCGGCGGCCACCACGACCGCACCCGCGCGGCGCAAGCAAACCATTCGCAATTTTCAATTGAAGAAGCAACGGGGCGAGCCTATCACCCTGCTCACGGCTTATGACTATGCGACAGCGCTGGCGGTGGACAATGCCGGCATCGACAGCATCCTCGTCGGTGATTCCCTGGGCATGGTCGTCCTCGGCTACGAAACCACGCTGCCCGTCACCATGAGCGATATGCTGCACCATTGCCGCGCCGTGGCCCGCGGGGCGCGGTACGCCCTCCTGATTGGCGACATGCCGTTCATGTCCTATCAGGTCTCCGTGCCCGAAGCCATCCATAACGCGGGCCGCTTTTTGCAGGAAGCGGGCATGGACGCAGTGAAGCTGGAAGGGGGACGGGAACGGGTAGAGGCGATCAAGGGGATTGTGAATGCCGGCATTCCCGTCATGGGACACCTCGGCCTCACCCCACAAAGCGTCCACCAACTCGGCGGCTTCCGCACCCAGGCCAAAACCGCCCCCGCCGCCCGCCGCCTCATCGAAGATGCCCGCCGCCTGCAAGACGCCGGCTGCTTCAGCCTCGTCCTGGAAGCTATCCCCACCCAACTCGCCCGCTACGTCTCGCAACAACTAGACATCCCCACCATCGGCATCGGCGCGGGCATCGGCTGCGATGGGCAGGTCCTCGTCACCCACGATCTGCTCGGCCTCTTCGACCGCTTCACGCCCAAATTCGTGCGCCAATACGCCAACCTGCACCAGGTTATGGCGGACGCCTTCGCCGCCTACAAAGCGGAGGTAGAAACGGGCAGCTTCCCCACCGCCGCCCACGGCACGGAAATGGACGAGGCGGAGTGGGAATCACTCCTGGCAAGCCTGTCATGAAAGAGCCTGTCCTCATCGTGGGCACGGGGGCCATGGCCTGCCTCTTTGCCGCCCGCCTGGCCGCCGGCGGCATGGGCGTGACCATGCTCGGATCGTGGGAAGCGGGATTGGCCGCCTTGCAAGCGGACGGCGTGCGCCTGCGCGAGGCGGATGGCCGCGAACAGCGGTTCCCCGTGCGCGCCACGTCGCAGCCCGCCGAATGCGGCGGCATCCCGCGCGCCATCGTCCTGGTCAAATCCTGGCAAACGCCCCACGCCGCCGCCCGGCTGGCACGCGCCTTGCCGCCGGATGGCGTGGCCCTCAGCCTGCAAAATGGCCTGGGCAACCGGGAGACGCTGGCTCAGGCGTTAGGCGCGGAGCGGGTGGCGTTGGGCGTGACCACGGTGGGGGCCGCTTTGGTCGCGCCCGGCGTTGTGCAGGCGGGCGGCACGGGCGTGACCTCGCTCGGCCCGCACGGGCGCGCCAACTCCCTACGCGAAATGCTGCGCCAGGCGGATTTTAGCGTGGACGTGGTGACGAATCTGGATAGTCTGCTGTGGGGAAAGTTGGCGATTAATGCCGGCATCAATCCCCTCACCGCCCTCCTCCGCATCCCCAACGGCCAACTGCTCCACCGCCCCACCGCCACCGCCCTTATGCACGCCGCCGCCCTCGAAACCGCCACCGTCGCCGCCGCCCTCGGCATCTCCCTCCCCTTCCCCGATCCCGCCGATGCCGTCACCGCCGTCGCCACGCGCACTGCCGGCAACATCTCCTCCATGCTGCAGGACATCCAACGTGGCGCGCCCACGGAAATCGAAGCCATCTGCGGCGAAATCATACGCGCCGGCGAGTCCGTGGGCATCCCCACTCCCATCAACCGCACCCTCTACCAACTCGTCGCCGCCCTCGCCGCGCCACCCGACGAACCGCTCCCCCAGAACCCATGAAAACAGTCACATCACTTTCCGATCTGCGCGCTGCCCGCGCCGACCTGCCCCAACCCGTCGGCCTCGTGCCCACCATGGGCTATCTCCACGAAGGCCACCTCTCGCTGGTCCGCCGCGCCCGCGCCGAGTGCGCCAGCGTCGTCGTCAGCATCTTTGTCAACCCCGCCCAGTTTGGACCACAAGAAGACCTGGACGCCTACCCCCGCGACCTGGCGCGCGACCTGGCGCTGCTGCGCGGGGCGCAAGCCGACCTGGTGTGGACGCCCACGCCGGACATCATCTATCCACCCGATTTCCAAACTTGGGTAGAAGTAACCGACGTCACCCGCCCCCTGGAGGGAGCCATGCGTCCCGGCCATTTTCGCGGCGTGGCCACCGTCGTCAGCAAGCTATTCAACAGCGCGCAGCCGCAAAAAGCATACTTTGGGCAAAAAGACGCGCAGCAAGTGGTGGTGGTGCGGCAAATGACGCGCGACTTGAATTTTCCCGTGGAGATTGTGGTCTGCCCCACGGACCGCGAGGCGGATGGCCTGGCGCGTTCCAGCCGCAATGTCTATCTGGACGCGGCGCAGCGGCAGGCGGCCACCGTGCTGTTCCGCGCGCTCGCGGCGGCGCGCCGGGCGCACGAAGATGGCGCGCGTCACGCGGACGACTTGCGCCGCATCATGGCGGAAACGATCAACGCCGAACCGCTGGCGCGCCTGGCGTACGCCTCCTGCGCCCACCCAGACACATTGGACGAATTGCACGGGGATGTGCGGCGCGCCTTGCTCTCCCTGGCCGTGTTCATCGGCAAGACGCGCCTGATTGATAACGTGGTGATTGGCGAGTAGCGAGGGGCAGGTGGCGAGGGGCAGGTGGCGAGTAAGATTCTGCCTTCTGCCCTCTGCCCCCTGCCTTCCACATTTACGGCAATGTGATGGTGTTCATTAACTGATTGCTGTTCAGCGGATCGAAGTGGGTATTGGGGCCGCGGGTGATGTTGAGGACGTTGAGGCTGTAGTTGCCGGGTCCAGCGTAGGGGATGAACAGGAAGACGTAGCCGTTATTGTTGGTTGTGCCGTTTACCACCTGTATGGAGCCGTCGGGACGCTGCCATGCGCCCTGGACGGCGGCGTTGGGCACGGATGCCCCCTGCTCGTTGCGCACCGTCACGCGGGCAATCACCAACTGGTTGCCGCCGACGGTGTAGGGGAAGAGATTGATGGCTTGTGCGCGCAGGCAGTTTTGCGCGCACTGGCCGACGGGCGTGAGTAGCACGGCGTCATACTGCATGGTGGCGCTGTTGTAGGCGCGCCCCACCATCTGGCGGGCGTCGTTGATGTCGGAGGTGAGGGTGATGGAATAATCGCTGAACTGGTTGATCAGCAAGTCATCAACGTGTACCAGATAGGAGGAGACCGTCATGGTGCAGGTGAGGCAGTACCATCCTTGAATGCCGCCGGGGTCTGACGATTCCAACGTTTCCCCGACGCCGACGAAATACTGGTTGTTGTTCAGGCCTTGAATCTGGGCGATGGCTGCTTCCGGTCCAATCAGGGACCACTCGGTTTGGTTGAACAGGTGCGCCAGACGCTCATTGACGCCATCGCTGGCGTTGCCGGCAATTCCATGGGCATCATTGATCGCTCGCAGTTCCGTGAACGGATAGCCGGGCGCGTTCCCCAGGTTTTCCACCTGGCTGCCCATCAGCAGTTGCGTCCCACCCACAATCCAGTTTTCCTCATTGATGGCGTAGGGCAGCGCGTTGAAACCCAGTTCCGTCAAATCCTGGCAGCCCACCCCCGGCACATAGCGAATGCCAATCTGTTGGCTGCCTCCGATGGTGCGATGCCCGATGATCACATTGTTATCGTTCAGCGCGATGCCTTCGATCACTTCGTTGTTACACAAAGCATTGAAGACGTACCCTTCCGCGCCGGGGGTCCAGAGCGCCAGGCGTTTGCCGG is a genomic window containing:
- a CDS encoding NADH-quinone oxidoreductase subunit J, whose product is MAVIFVLISIVTLVSGFIVVTNRNLFHAALAMMASFLGVAGIYVILAIGFMAAAQLLVYIGAISILVLFAIMMTRRMMQTRETPYNAQWQWGAATAVFIFALFSYVILQIWPLTDQTIAQISDAALDNTVIEMGKAFVSRDLYVLPFELASVLLLAALIGAIVIAIPEKKS
- the panB gene encoding 3-methyl-2-oxobutanoate hydroxymethyltransferase, which translates into the protein MSTTSVAAAATTTAPARRKQTIRNFQLKKQRGEPITLLTAYDYATALAVDNAGIDSILVGDSLGMVVLGYETTLPVTMSDMLHHCRAVARGARYALLIGDMPFMSYQVSVPEAIHNAGRFLQEAGMDAVKLEGGRERVEAIKGIVNAGIPVMGHLGLTPQSVHQLGGFRTQAKTAPAARRLIEDARRLQDAGCFSLVLEAIPTQLARYVSQQLDIPTIGIGAGIGCDGQVLVTHDLLGLFDRFTPKFVRQYANLHQVMADAFAAYKAEVETGSFPTAAHGTEMDEAEWESLLASLS
- a CDS encoding 2-dehydropantoate 2-reductase, translated to MKEPVLIVGTGAMACLFAARLAAGGMGVTMLGSWEAGLAALQADGVRLREADGREQRFPVRATSQPAECGGIPRAIVLVKSWQTPHAAARLARALPPDGVALSLQNGLGNRETLAQALGAERVALGVTTVGAALVAPGVVQAGGTGVTSLGPHGRANSLREMLRQADFSVDVVTNLDSLLWGKLAINAGINPLTALLRIPNGQLLHRPTATALMHAAALETATVAAALGISLPFPDPADAVTAVATRTAGNISSMLQDIQRGAPTEIEAICGEIIRAGESVGIPTPINRTLYQLVAALAAPPDEPLPQNP
- the nuoK gene encoding NADH-quinone oxidoreductase subunit NuoK; its protein translation is MPLSWYLLVAAALFCLGLYGVLARRNAVAILMGVELMLNAVNINLLAFWRYRYPESPIGPVWSVFVLTVAAAEAAVGLALIISVYRNRDSVVAEELDLLKN
- a CDS encoding NADH-quinone oxidoreductase subunit A, with amino-acid sequence MLSDWQFIGIFVALSPIFPALPVVLQHLLGPKKPNPIKQQTYECGIETVGDTWVQFKVQYYLFALIFVVFDVEAVFLFPVAAAYGQLGLFAVLSAALFIFLLGDGLAYAWAKGALEWF
- a CDS encoding pantoate--beta-alanine ligase — translated: MKTVTSLSDLRAARADLPQPVGLVPTMGYLHEGHLSLVRRARAECASVVVSIFVNPAQFGPQEDLDAYPRDLARDLALLRGAQADLVWTPTPDIIYPPDFQTWVEVTDVTRPLEGAMRPGHFRGVATVVSKLFNSAQPQKAYFGQKDAQQVVVVRQMTRDLNFPVEIVVCPTDREADGLARSSRNVYLDAAQRQAATVLFRALAAARRAHEDGARHADDLRRIMAETINAEPLARLAYASCAHPDTLDELHGDVRRALLSLAVFIGKTRLIDNVVIGE
- the nuoH gene encoding NADH-quinone oxidoreductase subunit NuoH; this encodes MPFNILDFLVSLLQLKTFDYLRAVWGDKPWVEPVLDLIGVLIVSTFCLLIVIFLIWLERKIIARMQDRIGPNRVGGKFGLLQTVADVMKLLTKEDVRPSGADAVAYNLAPLLVVITALLLWAVVPFAPGVIGVDLNIGIFYVLAISSASVVSLLLAGWGSNNKYALLGAFRSVAQLVSYEVPMVLSLIVPILLARSMSTQDIIASQTVPFLIVAPLSAIIFFISSLAETGRTPFDLLEAESEIVAGFHVEYGGMKFGMFFLAEFVSTLFMSALFATIYLGGWRLFGLERQADWGRLIGLVVFFAKTFLVYFVYIWIRGTLPRVRIDQLLKFNWKFLVPFVLILLLATALLDKFIPETMGDWGRAGIHLLMNLVLVAGTLQILSSNARRQRAAQEAGRMGAPAEPEVEPHADPHAVPAH